The following proteins are encoded in a genomic region of Streptomyces collinus Tu 365:
- a CDS encoding ATP-grasp domain-containing protein, producing the protein MPHTDVLRPARVLVVEPASSGGATLIGVAAEMGLRVVVATADSGDRRLSDAVRAAADSVLTVETNDQADLEAAVLELHRAEPFEAVLPGSDIYVTATARVAAALDLPGLPVATVDRVRDKSVMRAAVAEAGLRTPRFAQATTDAELRAAAERVGFPCVLKPVACSGSIHVSRADDLDQLTAAFQRLVTDPEPDMGKLHEHRVLVEEYVQGPEFSADGYVLESGEVTVVALSRTLLGPEPDFVELGHLTPALVDDATLRGIEAYVGDVVRAVGITSGPFHCELRLSADGPVLIEIGARLPGDRIVELLRLVTGVSLPRVAVATALGVGLEAAGAFARPQARSAGIRFFSAAGRSSYRELTGWPELEALPEVTETAVYFAPGETIPGVEDCRSRLGHALFTADSPQDALDRWQALGDLVVPA; encoded by the coding sequence TTGCCGCACACAGATGTACTTCGCCCTGCCCGCGTCCTGGTGGTCGAACCCGCCTCCTCCGGAGGCGCCACCCTGATCGGTGTCGCGGCCGAGATGGGACTGCGGGTCGTCGTCGCCACCGCCGACTCCGGCGACCGCCGGCTCTCCGACGCCGTGCGCGCGGCGGCCGACTCGGTGCTGACGGTGGAGACCAACGACCAGGCCGACCTCGAAGCGGCCGTGCTCGAACTGCACCGAGCCGAGCCGTTCGAGGCGGTGCTGCCGGGCTCCGACATCTACGTGACGGCGACCGCGCGCGTCGCCGCGGCACTGGACCTGCCCGGCCTGCCCGTGGCGACCGTCGACAGGGTCCGGGACAAGAGCGTCATGCGGGCCGCCGTGGCGGAGGCCGGCTTGCGCACCCCGCGCTTCGCCCAGGCGACCACCGACGCCGAACTGCGCGCCGCGGCCGAACGGGTCGGCTTCCCCTGCGTGCTGAAGCCGGTCGCCTGTTCCGGCAGCATCCACGTCAGCCGCGCCGACGACCTCGACCAGCTCACCGCCGCGTTCCAGCGGCTCGTGACCGATCCGGAGCCCGACATGGGCAAGCTGCACGAGCACCGGGTACTCGTCGAAGAGTACGTCCAGGGCCCCGAGTTCAGCGCCGACGGCTACGTCCTGGAGAGCGGCGAGGTCACCGTCGTCGCCCTCAGCCGCACCCTGCTCGGCCCCGAGCCCGACTTCGTGGAGCTCGGCCACCTCACCCCGGCGCTCGTCGACGACGCCACCCTGCGCGGCATCGAGGCGTACGTCGGCGACGTCGTCCGCGCCGTCGGCATCACCAGCGGCCCCTTCCACTGCGAACTACGCCTGAGCGCCGACGGTCCGGTGCTCATCGAGATCGGCGCCCGGCTGCCGGGCGACCGGATCGTGGAGCTGCTGCGGCTCGTGACCGGCGTCAGCCTGCCCAGGGTGGCCGTCGCCACCGCGCTCGGCGTCGGCCTGGAGGCGGCGGGCGCCTTCGCACGGCCGCAGGCCAGGAGTGCCGGCATCCGCTTCTTCTCCGCCGCGGGCCGCTCCTCGTACCGGGAGCTCACCGGGTGGCCGGAACTGGAGGCACTGCCGGAAGTCACCGAGACCGCCGTCTACTTCGCGCCGGGCGAGACCATCCCCGGCGTCGAGGACTGCCGCTCGCGCCTCGGCCACGCCCTGTTCACCGCCGACTCGCCGCAGGACGCCCTGGACCGCTGGCAGGCGCTCGGCGACCTCGTCGTCCCGGCCTGA
- a CDS encoding ABC transporter permease — protein sequence MARYVMRKAAGWLLMIVVATNATYFLASWFLDPRSNFKELRPVRTEAQIDRALAPYNLDPTVPLAHRWWDWLTSVILRFDWGKSPTGVSVNGEVGYRALISAELVLVATVLSVVIGVALGVHTAARQYGWADRVSQAVSIVVFNVPTSVAALAVVFGAIWLNQHAGLHFLYVAGEDSPGVEGLLPTIGDRLLHLILPTLTLTLMGYVGYHLTQRSLLLDTLHADFVRTARATGLTRTQAIRRHALRAALIPTAASVAFSVPAVFTGAVITETIFGWNGMGRYFIQTIGKNDVHGVVATAAFAAALTAIGAILADIATVFLDPRVRVS from the coding sequence GTGGCGCGCTATGTGATGCGCAAGGCGGCCGGCTGGCTTCTGATGATCGTGGTCGCGACGAACGCCACCTATTTCCTGGCCAGTTGGTTCCTCGACCCGCGGTCGAACTTCAAGGAGCTGCGGCCCGTCCGCACCGAGGCGCAGATCGACCGGGCCCTCGCGCCGTACAACCTGGATCCCACGGTGCCGTTGGCGCACCGCTGGTGGGACTGGCTGACCTCGGTGATCCTGCGCTTCGACTGGGGAAAGTCCCCCACCGGGGTCTCCGTCAACGGCGAAGTCGGCTACCGGGCGCTGATCAGCGCGGAGTTGGTCCTCGTCGCGACCGTGCTGTCCGTCGTGATCGGTGTCGCGCTCGGCGTCCACACCGCCGCACGGCAGTACGGCTGGGCCGACCGGGTCTCGCAGGCCGTGTCCATCGTGGTGTTCAACGTCCCCACCTCCGTCGCCGCCCTCGCCGTGGTCTTCGGCGCCATCTGGCTGAACCAGCACGCCGGGCTGCACTTCCTCTACGTCGCGGGGGAGGACTCGCCGGGCGTCGAAGGACTGCTCCCCACGATCGGTGACCGTCTCCTGCACCTGATCCTGCCGACTCTGACGCTCACGCTGATGGGTTACGTCGGCTATCACCTGACGCAGCGTTCGCTGTTGCTCGACACGCTGCACGCCGACTTCGTGCGGACCGCCCGGGCCACCGGGCTCACCCGCACCCAGGCCATCCGCAGGCACGCTCTGAGGGCCGCGCTCATCCCGACGGCTGCTTCCGTGGCGTTCAGTGTCCCGGCCGTCTTCACCGGTGCCGTCATCACGGAGACGATCTTCGGCTGGAACGGCATGGGCCGCTACTTCATCCAGACCATCGGCAAGAACGACGTACACGGCGTGGTCGCGACGGCCGCCTTCGCCGCGGCCCTGACCGCGATCGGTGCGATCCTCGCGGACATCGCCACGGTCTTCCTCGACCCGAGAGTGCGGGTGAGCTGA
- a CDS encoding ABC transporter permease: MRKHANPGLGRLYLRRFLRNRIAVVGVVIFVLLVLFGAFGGRFTSYAYTDADFTALTQPPSGRHWFGTNQGGNDIYACAVHGLQRSLMIAVSVSVLTIVLAAIIGSGAAYFGGRVERATLAVIHFLLIVPSFLILALVSHRLAGDWRVLIAVLTVFGWMSTARVIWSVSTSLRERDYVKAAEFMGVGPLRIVLRHIIPNLGSLLIVNLTLGVVATVLSETALSFLGFGVQTPDVSLGTMLADGANTVTSAPWLFAFPAGLVVLLTVSMTFIGDGLRDALDPTSVTGSAGGRR; this comes from the coding sequence GTGCGAAAGCACGCGAACCCCGGCCTCGGCCGGCTCTACCTGCGGCGGTTCCTGCGCAACCGCATCGCCGTCGTCGGAGTGGTGATCTTCGTGCTGCTGGTGCTGTTCGGAGCCTTCGGCGGCCGGTTCACCTCCTACGCGTACACCGACGCCGACTTCACCGCGCTCACCCAGCCTCCGAGCGGCCGGCACTGGTTCGGCACCAACCAGGGCGGCAACGACATCTATGCCTGCGCCGTCCACGGGCTCCAGCGCTCCCTGATGATCGCCGTGAGCGTGTCGGTACTGACGATCGTCCTGGCCGCGATCATCGGCTCGGGCGCCGCGTACTTCGGCGGCCGGGTCGAGCGGGCGACCCTCGCCGTCATCCACTTCCTGCTGATCGTCCCCTCGTTCCTCATCCTCGCCCTGGTCTCCCACCGGCTGGCCGGCGACTGGCGCGTCCTCATCGCCGTGCTGACCGTGTTCGGCTGGATGTCCACCGCGCGGGTGATCTGGTCCGTCTCGACCTCACTGCGCGAACGGGACTACGTGAAGGCGGCCGAGTTCATGGGAGTCGGTCCGCTGCGAATCGTCCTGCGCCACATCATCCCCAACCTCGGGTCCCTGCTGATCGTCAACCTGACGCTCGGAGTCGTGGCGACCGTGCTCAGCGAAACCGCCCTTTCGTTCCTCGGGTTCGGTGTCCAGACCCCGGACGTCTCCCTCGGCACGATGCTCGCGGACGGCGCGAACACCGTCACGAGCGCCCCCTGGCTCTTCGCCTTCCCCGCCGGACTGGTCGTCCTGCTCACCGTGTCGATGACCTTCATCGGCGACGGCCTGCGCGACGCCCTCGACCCCACGTCGGTGACCGGCTCGGCGGGAGGCCGGCGATGA
- a CDS encoding ABC transporter ATP-binding protein, whose product MTLATPLPAPAPSTDTDPVLSVRDLRISFPSEAGTVEAVRGVSFDLLPGRTLCVVGESGSGKSATAMGIMGLLPPTADLRGQVLLGGQDLIGLDDRALSKIRGNSIGMVFQDPLSALTPIFSVGRLLSDALRVHQDLTKRAAWEQAVELLDLVGIPDPRNRAAAFPHEFSGGMRQRVVIAMAIANRPSVLVADEPTTALDVTVQAQILDVLRLAQQETGAGLVLITHDLGVVAGHADDVAVMYAGRIVEHAGAGELFRRPTMPYTARLLAAVPTVDGGTHRPLVPIGGEPPAPVGLPDGCPFAPRCAVALDVCRSGEPQLRHVTGHGHVACLRATEIADGSLDPTGDAAPVDPPAPSSRAAAGEVVLRVEDLVKTYPVTKGVLLKRRVGTLRAVNRVSFELRAGETLGLVGESGSGKTTTLMEILRLGRPEGGRIEVSGVDVGTVLSGARPRQLRQDVQIVMQDPLGALDPRMPVFHSLAEPLRAIGRDRESIRARVRELLTLVGLDDSVSDRFPAALSGGQRQRVAIARALATEPKLLALDEPLSALDVSVQAGVINLLARLKRELGLAYLVVAHDLAVVRYISDRIAVMYLGHIVETGDTEAIFSDPRHPYTRALLSAIPIPDPERERTRERVVLEGEQPTAARVPAGCVFVDRCPLYHLADEELRHRCRTQPPAPASAAGLPGHRYACHGV is encoded by the coding sequence ATGACCCTCGCGACCCCGCTGCCCGCCCCGGCACCCTCCACCGACACCGATCCCGTCCTCTCCGTGCGTGACCTGCGGATCTCGTTCCCCTCCGAGGCGGGCACCGTCGAGGCGGTACGCGGCGTGAGCTTCGACCTGCTGCCCGGCCGGACCCTCTGCGTCGTCGGCGAGTCGGGCTCGGGCAAGTCGGCCACCGCGATGGGCATCATGGGCCTGCTGCCGCCCACCGCCGACCTGCGCGGCCAGGTGCTGCTCGGCGGACAGGACCTCATCGGCCTCGACGACCGGGCACTGTCGAAGATCCGCGGCAACTCCATCGGCATGGTCTTCCAGGACCCCTTGTCCGCCCTCACACCGATCTTCTCGGTGGGCAGGCTGCTCTCCGACGCCCTGCGGGTCCACCAGGACCTGACGAAGCGGGCAGCCTGGGAACAGGCCGTGGAACTGCTCGACCTCGTCGGCATTCCCGACCCGCGCAACCGGGCCGCCGCCTTCCCGCACGAGTTCTCCGGCGGCATGCGCCAGCGCGTGGTCATCGCCATGGCCATCGCCAACAGACCGTCCGTGCTGGTGGCCGACGAACCCACCACCGCACTCGACGTCACCGTGCAGGCCCAGATCCTCGACGTGCTGCGGCTGGCACAGCAGGAGACCGGCGCCGGTCTCGTCCTGATCACGCACGACCTCGGGGTCGTGGCGGGCCACGCGGACGACGTCGCCGTCATGTACGCGGGCCGGATCGTGGAACACGCGGGCGCCGGGGAACTCTTCCGCCGGCCGACGATGCCGTACACCGCGCGGCTGCTCGCCGCCGTGCCCACCGTGGACGGCGGGACCCACCGGCCCCTGGTCCCGATCGGTGGGGAGCCACCCGCCCCGGTGGGCCTCCCGGACGGCTGCCCCTTCGCACCCCGCTGTGCCGTCGCCCTCGACGTGTGCCGCTCCGGCGAGCCGCAGCTGCGCCACGTCACCGGGCACGGACACGTGGCCTGCCTTCGCGCCACCGAGATCGCCGACGGATCCCTGGACCCGACGGGCGATGCCGCGCCCGTCGACCCACCGGCGCCCTCGAGTCGTGCCGCGGCCGGCGAGGTGGTGCTCCGTGTCGAGGACCTCGTCAAGACCTACCCGGTCACCAAGGGCGTCCTCCTCAAGCGCCGAGTCGGTACCCTGCGCGCCGTCAACCGGGTCAGCTTCGAGCTGCGTGCCGGCGAGACGCTCGGCCTGGTCGGTGAGTCCGGCAGCGGCAAGACCACGACCCTGATGGAGATCCTTCGGCTCGGACGGCCCGAAGGCGGCCGGATCGAGGTCTCCGGCGTCGACGTCGGCACGGTCCTGTCCGGCGCGCGCCCACGGCAGCTGCGGCAGGACGTACAGATCGTCATGCAGGACCCCCTGGGGGCTCTGGACCCCCGGATGCCCGTATTCCACTCGCTGGCCGAACCCCTGCGGGCGATCGGGCGTGATCGCGAGTCGATCCGCGCACGGGTCCGCGAACTGCTGACCCTGGTGGGTCTGGACGACTCGGTGAGCGACCGCTTCCCGGCCGCACTCTCCGGAGGCCAGCGCCAACGGGTCGCCATCGCCCGTGCCCTGGCGACGGAGCCGAAGCTGCTCGCGCTCGACGAGCCGCTCTCCGCGCTCGACGTCTCGGTACAGGCCGGGGTGATCAACCTGCTGGCGCGGCTCAAGCGGGAACTCGGCCTCGCCTACCTCGTGGTCGCCCACGACCTGGCCGTGGTCCGGTACATCTCCGATCGCATCGCGGTGATGTACCTGGGACACATCGTCGAGACCGGGGACACCGAGGCGATCTTCTCCGATCCGAGGCACCCCTACACGCGGGCGCTGCTGTCGGCGATCCCGATACCCGACCCCGAGCGGGAACGCACCCGCGAACGCGTCGTGCTGGAGGGCGAGCAGCCGACCGCCGCCCGGGTGCCCGCGGGATGTGTCTTCGTCGACCGCTGCCCGCTGTACCACCTTGCCGACGAGGAACTGCGGCACCGCTGTCGCACCCAGCCCCCCGCGCCGGCCTCGGCAGCCGGACTCCCCGGCCATCGGTACGCCTGCCACGGAGTCTGA
- a CDS encoding ABC transporter family substrate-binding protein — MRTRLALPVALIAAVSVTATACQSSPGKDSARPDAKNAPSAASSAADYNPTPYDRIKEGGTYTTVGTFDDQGNPFNVNATLTASRIWAWYNADAITYAPTGEVQYNPDYFSDVKVSVEGGNQKVTLTINPKAVFNDGTPVDWTAIRATWKANNGSDKAYAASSTDGYDQITSVEQGGNAKQAVITFRGVNASWSGLFTTFLHPKAATVRNFNDAYVKKAHPEWGVGPYTVGKWDAHSGDITFVRNPKWWGRKGKLDKRVYVNLESTAAINAFKNGQLDYASAADAESLKQVKGIRGTEIRSGGSPFEYSLYFNTKSSVLADRTVRKAIEESIDRTQIAKIRFQGLDYREPLPGSAILYSFQKGYEDNVSAVLKYAPDEARKALDAAGWKPGGDGVRAKNGKKLEVGYTLLGDDPLDKATAGAFAAMLKSVGVRLDIGKADEADFSKILSDRKFDLFLSGNRSMDPFGARYLCDFYCSDRDSNITGAGSPALDTDIRATGRIADLGKQAAAANEVERKALQEYAFLPLFSGPSTYGVKKGLANVGATIFYNPLPETVGWEK, encoded by the coding sequence ATGCGCACGAGACTGGCCCTGCCCGTCGCTCTGATCGCTGCCGTCTCCGTCACCGCCACCGCGTGCCAGTCCTCGCCGGGGAAGGACTCCGCGCGGCCGGACGCGAAGAACGCTCCGTCGGCCGCGTCGTCCGCCGCCGACTACAACCCCACGCCGTACGACCGGATCAAGGAGGGGGGCACGTACACCACGGTCGGGACCTTCGACGACCAGGGCAATCCGTTCAACGTCAATGCCACGCTGACCGCCTCCCGTATCTGGGCCTGGTACAACGCCGACGCGATCACCTACGCGCCGACCGGCGAGGTGCAGTACAACCCGGACTACTTCAGCGACGTGAAGGTCTCCGTGGAAGGCGGCAACCAGAAAGTCACGTTGACCATCAACCCCAAGGCCGTCTTCAACGACGGCACACCGGTCGACTGGACCGCGATCAGGGCCACGTGGAAGGCCAACAACGGCTCCGACAAGGCCTACGCCGCCTCCTCCACGGACGGTTACGACCAGATCACCTCGGTCGAGCAGGGCGGCAACGCCAAGCAGGCCGTGATCACCTTCAGGGGAGTGAACGCTTCCTGGTCCGGCCTGTTCACCACCTTCCTGCACCCCAAGGCCGCGACGGTCCGGAATTTCAACGACGCCTACGTCAAGAAGGCCCACCCGGAGTGGGGCGTGGGGCCGTACACCGTGGGCAAGTGGGACGCCCACTCGGGCGACATCACCTTCGTCCGCAATCCGAAGTGGTGGGGCAGGAAGGGCAAGCTCGACAAGCGCGTCTACGTCAACCTTGAATCGACCGCGGCGATCAACGCCTTCAAGAACGGGCAGCTCGACTACGCCTCCGCGGCCGACGCGGAGAGCCTCAAGCAGGTCAAGGGGATCCGAGGCACGGAGATCCGCAGTGGCGGAAGCCCCTTCGAGTACTCGCTGTACTTCAACACGAAGTCCTCCGTCCTCGCCGACAGGACGGTGCGCAAGGCCATCGAGGAGAGCATCGATCGCACCCAGATCGCGAAGATCCGGTTCCAGGGCCTCGACTACCGGGAGCCCCTCCCGGGTTCCGCCATCCTGTACAGCTTCCAGAAGGGCTACGAGGACAATGTCTCGGCCGTGTTGAAGTACGCGCCGGACGAGGCGCGGAAGGCACTCGACGCGGCGGGCTGGAAGCCCGGGGGCGACGGTGTCCGGGCCAAGAACGGCAAGAAGCTCGAAGTCGGCTACACGCTCCTGGGCGACGACCCGCTGGACAAGGCGACCGCCGGCGCCTTCGCGGCGATGCTGAAATCGGTGGGCGTCCGCCTCGACATCGGAAAGGCCGACGAGGCGGACTTTTCCAAGATCCTCAGCGACCGCAAGTTCGATCTGTTCCTCTCCGGAAACCGCTCGATGGACCCGTTCGGCGCCCGCTACCTGTGCGACTTCTACTGCTCCGACCGCGACTCCAACATCACCGGTGCCGGCTCGCCCGCGCTGGACACGGACATCCGTGCCACCGGCAGGATCGCCGACCTCGGCAAGCAGGCCGCGGCGGCCAACGAGGTCGAGCGGAAGGCGCTCCAGGAGTACGCCTTCCTCCCGCTGTTCAGCGGACCCTCGACCTACGGCGTGAAAAAGGGCCTCGCCAACGTCGGCGCGACCATCTTCTACAACCCGCTCCCGGAGACGGTCGGCTGGGAGAAGTGA
- a CDS encoding FUSC family protein, with the protein MTWLRAFGEVVRSGLTIEETRLEPLLALRAAAGVAIVVGPALWLVSPAYAASAALGAYSAGGATFQRSWRPRKVVALGTGAGLALSTFVGYLAAGRLVTFLPLLAVWAFAAGMAWAVGSTAGIVAATTVGSMLVTITLPTSTGRALEHAGVIALGGVTQAVLILLFPIRRWGAHRDALADALAAVADYARRLRHDPTAPFDPEPLMTARDAAAVTPSQARTRPPVLHGPRGLAERIRPVVAALADPDVGAPAEGPGRDRARELLDAAADVLDAAARSIRRGTPAQVRPESMDVLRVDEEHEVLEGPARQAAERLVELLGEVLEIARSGCARETTPAPPGPAGAPFLVRPTMLRLVPVVVRAVRRETRRDSPVFRHAVRLAAVATLGYLIAARLPLGHGYWAPLASVMVMRPDFHRTYARAVARLAGTLAGVALATGVVRALGPDAHVSGALAVVSAGLSYTLNRTGYAYSQCFTVAYVVFLLGMGGQAWEQTVPERVVLTLLGGALAMLAYVVFPAWETPRLPGRLADWLAANGRYAAAVLRDYAEPTPEHHADMRRALLESRQARAAWQEAYDRARREPVRPRGLTSREAREAQEAIKGLGRAAMLMESHVPRADSRFVPEAERFAEALETDTAKAAAAVREHRNPDWGRVEEALHAWEDTAAGNGSPAVRREAQLQRRALEDLATAVSRTPLERDVDSAREEQRVRATLAAEGDGSGPAHRDG; encoded by the coding sequence GTGACGTGGCTGCGGGCCTTCGGGGAGGTCGTGCGATCCGGGCTCACGATCGAGGAGACGCGGCTGGAGCCCCTGCTCGCGCTGCGCGCGGCCGCCGGGGTGGCGATCGTCGTCGGGCCGGCGCTGTGGCTGGTCTCCCCCGCGTACGCGGCGTCCGCCGCCCTCGGCGCCTACTCCGCGGGTGGGGCGACCTTCCAGCGCAGCTGGCGTCCACGCAAGGTGGTCGCGCTCGGCACGGGCGCGGGTCTGGCGCTCAGCACCTTCGTGGGCTACCTGGCGGCGGGGCGACTCGTGACGTTCCTGCCGCTGCTGGCCGTATGGGCGTTCGCCGCGGGAATGGCGTGGGCCGTCGGTTCGACCGCCGGGATCGTCGCGGCGACGACCGTGGGCAGCATGCTCGTGACCATCACCTTGCCCACGAGCACCGGGCGAGCCCTGGAGCACGCCGGAGTCATCGCACTCGGAGGCGTGACCCAGGCCGTGCTGATCCTGCTGTTCCCGATCCGGCGTTGGGGAGCGCATCGTGACGCGCTCGCCGACGCGCTGGCCGCCGTGGCGGACTACGCCCGCCGGTTGCGGCACGACCCGACCGCCCCGTTCGACCCGGAGCCGTTGATGACGGCCCGGGACGCGGCTGCCGTGACGCCGTCACAGGCCCGCACCCGTCCCCCCGTCCTGCACGGCCCCCGGGGACTCGCCGAGCGCATCCGGCCGGTCGTGGCCGCGCTCGCCGACCCGGACGTCGGCGCCCCGGCGGAGGGGCCGGGGCGGGACCGCGCACGGGAGTTGCTCGACGCGGCCGCCGACGTCCTGGACGCGGCCGCCCGTTCGATCCGCCGCGGCACTCCCGCCCAGGTGCGGCCCGAGAGCATGGACGTCCTGCGCGTCGACGAGGAGCACGAGGTGCTGGAGGGCCCCGCGCGGCAAGCCGCCGAGCGGCTCGTGGAACTGCTCGGGGAGGTGCTGGAGATCGCCCGGAGCGGCTGCGCGCGCGAGACGACGCCCGCGCCGCCCGGCCCCGCGGGCGCCCCGTTCCTGGTGCGCCCGACGATGCTCCGGCTGGTCCCGGTCGTCGTCCGGGCGGTCCGTCGTGAGACCCGCCGGGACTCACCCGTCTTCCGGCACGCCGTCCGCCTGGCGGCGGTGGCCACGCTCGGCTATCTGATCGCCGCCCGGCTGCCCCTCGGCCACGGCTACTGGGCGCCCCTCGCCTCGGTGATGGTGATGCGGCCGGACTTCCACCGGACGTACGCGCGTGCGGTGGCCCGTCTCGCCGGGACCCTGGCGGGGGTCGCGCTCGCCACCGGCGTGGTGCGGGCCCTGGGCCCGGACGCCCATGTCTCCGGCGCGCTGGCGGTGGTCTCGGCGGGCCTGTCGTACACGCTGAACCGTACCGGCTACGCCTACTCACAGTGCTTCACCGTCGCGTACGTCGTCTTCCTGCTCGGCATGGGAGGCCAGGCATGGGAGCAGACGGTCCCGGAACGGGTGGTGCTCACCCTGCTCGGCGGAGCCCTGGCGATGCTGGCGTACGTGGTGTTCCCCGCATGGGAGACACCCCGGCTGCCGGGCCGGCTCGCGGACTGGCTCGCCGCCAACGGCCGCTACGCGGCCGCGGTGCTCCGCGACTACGCCGAACCGACCCCGGAGCATCACGCCGACATGCGCCGGGCCCTGCTGGAGAGCAGGCAGGCACGTGCCGCCTGGCAGGAGGCGTACGACCGGGCACGGCGGGAACCGGTCCGCCCCAGGGGTCTGACGTCGCGGGAGGCGCGGGAGGCGCAGGAGGCGATCAAGGGGCTGGGCCGGGCGGCGATGCTCATGGAGAGCCACGTCCCACGGGCCGACAGCCGGTTCGTCCCCGAGGCGGAGCGGTTCGCCGAGGCCCTGGAGACGGACACCGCGAAGGCGGCGGCCGCCGTGCGCGAGCACAGGAATCCGGACTGGGGGCGCGTGGAGGAGGCCCTTCACGCGTGGGAGGACACCGCCGCCGGCAACGGGAGCCCGGCCGTGCGGCGCGAAGCGCAACTGCAAAGACGGGCCTTGGAAGACCTCGCGACAGCCGTGAGCCGCACACCCCTGGAACGGGACGTCGACTCCGCTCGCGAAGAACAGCGGGTGCGGGCGACCCTGGCCGCGGAAGGTGACGGATCAGGGCCCGCGCACCGGGATGGGTGA
- a CDS encoding glutathione-independent formaldehyde dehydrogenase, whose product MKAAVYEGPRTVAVKDVPDAKIEHPCDIIVKITTTNICGSDLHMYEGRTSFESGRTLGHENLGQVVEVGSAVRKVQVGEYVVLPFNIACGFCKQCEQGLTNYCLTMQPEPALAGAAYGFADMGPYQGGQAELLRVPYGDFNALRLGEDAAERQTDYVMLADIFPTGYHATEMAHVKPGDQTIVFGAGPVGLMATYSALLRGAGRVWTADHQPDRLRKAEEIGAIPINTAEQDPAQVVKEATLGLGADNGCECVGYQAHDPQGHEDASLTLNGLIDSVRFTGHIGVVGVFLPQDPGGAEAQGELEAQGKVPIDFGMMWFKGQHMGTGQAPVKRYNRALRDLIAGGKAKPSFVVSHELGLDEAPTAYEHFDARDDGWTKVVLHPDGHGNGHKR is encoded by the coding sequence ATGAAGGCTGCGGTATACGAAGGACCGCGGACGGTCGCTGTGAAGGACGTACCGGACGCGAAGATCGAGCATCCCTGCGACATCATCGTCAAGATCACCACGACCAACATCTGCGGTTCGGACCTGCACATGTACGAGGGCCGCACCTCGTTCGAGTCCGGCCGCACCCTGGGGCACGAGAACCTGGGCCAGGTGGTGGAGGTCGGCTCGGCGGTGCGCAAGGTGCAGGTCGGCGAGTACGTGGTCCTGCCCTTCAACATCGCCTGCGGCTTCTGCAAGCAGTGCGAGCAGGGCCTGACCAACTACTGCCTGACCATGCAGCCGGAACCCGCCCTCGCCGGAGCGGCCTACGGTTTCGCCGACATGGGCCCCTACCAGGGTGGCCAGGCGGAGCTGCTGCGCGTGCCTTACGGCGACTTCAACGCGCTGCGTCTGGGTGAGGACGCCGCCGAGCGGCAGACCGACTACGTGATGCTCGCCGACATCTTCCCCACCGGCTATCACGCCACCGAGATGGCCCACGTCAAGCCGGGTGACCAGACCATCGTCTTCGGGGCCGGTCCGGTCGGGCTGATGGCGACGTACTCCGCCCTCCTGCGGGGCGCCGGCCGCGTCTGGACGGCCGATCACCAGCCCGACCGGCTGCGCAAGGCGGAGGAGATCGGGGCCATCCCCATCAACACCGCCGAGCAGGACCCGGCGCAGGTCGTCAAGGAGGCCACCCTCGGTCTGGGCGCCGACAACGGCTGCGAGTGCGTCGGCTACCAGGCCCACGACCCCCAGGGCCACGAGGACGCCAGTCTCACGCTCAACGGCCTGATCGACTCGGTCAGGTTCACCGGCCACATCGGCGTGGTGGGCGTGTTCCTGCCCCAGGACCCCGGCGGCGCGGAGGCCCAGGGCGAGCTGGAGGCGCAGGGCAAGGTCCCCATCGACTTCGGCATGATGTGGTTCAAGGGCCAGCACATGGGGACCGGGCAGGCGCCGGTGAAGAGGTACAACCGGGCCCTGCGGGACCTGATCGCCGGCGGGAAGGCGAAGCCGAGCTTCGTCGTCTCCCACGAACTCGGCCTGGACGAGGCCCCCACCGCCTACGAGCACTTCGACGCCCGTGACGACGGCTGGACCAAGGTGGTCCTGCACCCCGACGGACACGGCAACGGCCACAAGCGGTAG